The proteins below come from a single Rosa rugosa chromosome 2, drRosRugo1.1, whole genome shotgun sequence genomic window:
- the LOC133728852 gene encoding uncharacterized protein LOC133728852, translating into MFLRRHIDPNLRWEYIQLNTPKELWDALKGRFGNIHDTLLPELTIQWNEIRLLDYKRVNDFNKDMLRLKARLNFCGKELTKDDMIQKTLSTFPTSALILTNLNRLEYDNKRITTFNKLINLLQVAERHNEVLLNNNARPVGTKKISKANYGKVKSGKNPNAKGVGRVDPYLHGNNAPRGKGRGGRGGPPNVWCRDGGAGPNGHGNKVQRAPKNPSVK; encoded by the coding sequence atgtttctcaggcgacatattgatcctaacctacgctgggagtacatTCAGTTGAatacacccaaagaactgtgggatgcccttaagggacgttttgggaacattcatgataCTTTACTCCCAGAACTGACCattcagtggaatgaaatccgcttacttgactacaaaagggtcaatgacttcaacaaggacatgttgcgcctaaaggcacgtctcaatttctgtggaaaggaactcacaaaagatgatatgatccagaagactctttccacttttcctacttcagcacttatactaACGAACCTaaataggctggagtatgacaacaaaagaatcacaaccttcaataagctgatcaacctactgcaagtggctgagaggcataatgaggttcttttgaacaacaatgccagacctgttgggacaaagaaaatttccaaggctaattatggcaaagtgaaaAGTGGAAAGAACCCAaatgcaaagggggttggacgtGTTGATCCCTACCTAcatggcaacaatgcaccacgtggcaagggacgtgggggtcgtggaggccctcccaatgtatggtgcagagatggtggtgctggccctaaTGGTCATGGAAATAAGGTGCAaagggcacctaagaacccttcagtcaaatag